From Ramlibacter tataouinensis, the proteins below share one genomic window:
- a CDS encoding PaaI family thioesterase: MAGKPPRFIHHVGMKVDEAADGRARGSIKVLDIHRNGTGVVHGGVMFTLADTVMGAALYRTLAEGEICATIEIKIGYFKPVFEGTLVCEAVVLNKGKSIASLEATIQAGDDLVSKASGTFAIFRRKA, translated from the coding sequence ATGGCCGGGAAGCCGCCCCGCTTCATCCACCACGTCGGGATGAAAGTCGACGAGGCGGCCGACGGCCGCGCGCGCGGCTCCATCAAAGTGCTGGACATCCACCGCAACGGCACGGGCGTGGTCCACGGCGGCGTGATGTTCACGCTGGCCGACACCGTGATGGGCGCGGCGCTGTACCGCACGCTCGCCGAGGGCGAGATCTGCGCCACCATCGAGATCAAGATCGGCTACTTCAAGCCAGTGTTCGAAGGCACGCTGGTGTGCGAAGCCGTTGTGTTGAACAAGGGCAAGAGCATCGCCAGCCTGGAAGCCACGATCCAAGCTGGCGATGACCTGGTATCCAAGGCCAGCGGGACCTTCGCGATCTTCCGGCGCAAGGCCTAG
- a CDS encoding gamma-glutamyltransferase family protein, producing MHFNFDNPYPTRRLPVFARNIVSTSHPLAGQAGLRMMWKGGNAVDAAIAAAAAMTICEPVSNGLGSDAFAIVWDGQGLHGLNSSGHAPASWTPEYFRRKYGDAATPPKRGFDSVTVPGAVASWVALSEKFGKLPFADLMEPAIEIADRGYLLPIVVQQKWAAATPELGALPGFAQSFLPWGRAPKVGELFQFKAAARGLRAIAESKGQAFYGGEVAEAVEKFAKAHGGSITAADFAAFRPEWVTPISRNYRGYTLHEIPPNGQGIAALIALGILEKFDLAGLPVDGVDSQHLQIEAMKLAFADVYRYVADPGTMEVTAQQLLDDGYLASRARLIDMKRAQDFHAGNPSKGGTIYLTAADASGMMVSFIQSNFMGFGSGCVEPTFGISLQNRGHGFSLRPGPNQVAPGKRPFHTIIPAFLTKDGQPVMSYGVMGGNMQPQGHMQTLVRMVDYQQNPQAACDAPRWRFNAGLEINVEQQMDPAVVSELAARGHRMEVINDNYQDFGAGQFIWRAGDPAHEGYIAASDSRRDGLVAGF from the coding sequence ATGCATTTCAATTTCGACAATCCCTATCCGACCCGGCGCCTGCCGGTGTTCGCGCGCAACATCGTCTCCACCTCGCATCCGCTCGCCGGCCAGGCGGGTCTGCGCATGATGTGGAAGGGCGGCAACGCGGTCGACGCGGCGATCGCGGCGGCGGCGGCGATGACGATCTGCGAGCCGGTCAGCAACGGCCTGGGCAGTGATGCTTTCGCGATCGTGTGGGACGGGCAGGGCCTGCACGGACTCAATTCGTCGGGGCATGCGCCGGCATCTTGGACACCCGAGTATTTTCGGCGCAAGTACGGCGATGCGGCGACGCCGCCCAAGCGCGGCTTCGATTCGGTCACCGTGCCGGGCGCGGTGGCAAGCTGGGTGGCACTCAGCGAGAAATTCGGCAAGCTGCCCTTCGCCGACCTGATGGAGCCGGCGATCGAAATCGCCGATCGCGGCTACCTGCTGCCCATCGTGGTGCAGCAGAAGTGGGCGGCGGCCACGCCGGAGCTCGGCGCGTTGCCCGGATTCGCGCAGAGCTTCCTGCCCTGGGGCCGCGCGCCCAAGGTGGGCGAGCTGTTCCAGTTCAAGGCGGCCGCGCGGGGCCTGCGCGCCATCGCGGAATCGAAGGGCCAGGCCTTCTACGGTGGCGAGGTCGCCGAGGCGGTCGAGAAGTTCGCGAAGGCGCATGGTGGCAGCATCACCGCCGCCGACTTCGCGGCCTTCAGGCCCGAGTGGGTCACGCCGATCTCGCGCAACTACCGCGGCTATACCTTGCACGAGATCCCGCCCAACGGGCAAGGCATCGCGGCGCTGATCGCGCTGGGCATCCTGGAGAAGTTCGACCTGGCAGGTTTGCCGGTGGACGGCGTCGACTCGCAGCATCTGCAGATCGAAGCCATGAAGCTGGCCTTCGCCGACGTGTACCGGTATGTCGCCGATCCTGGGACGATGGAGGTGACGGCGCAGCAGCTGCTGGACGACGGCTACCTCGCCAGCCGCGCCCGGCTGATCGACATGAAACGGGCACAGGACTTTCACGCAGGCAACCCAAGCAAGGGCGGCACCATCTATCTCACCGCGGCCGACGCGAGCGGCATGATGGTCAGCTTCATCCAGAGCAACTTCATGGGCTTCGGCTCGGGCTGCGTGGAGCCCACCTTCGGCATCAGCCTGCAGAACCGAGGCCACGGCTTCAGCCTGCGGCCCGGCCCCAACCAGGTGGCGCCGGGCAAGCGCCCGTTCCACACCATCATTCCCGCCTTCCTCACCAAGGATGGCCAGCCGGTCATGAGCTACGGCGTGATGGGCGGCAACATGCAGCCGCAGGGCCACATGCAGACCCTGGTGCGCATGGTGGACTACCAGCAGAACCCGCAGGCGGCCTGCGACGCGCCGCGCTGGCGCTTCAACGCCGGCCTGGAGATCAACGTCGAGCAGCAGATGGACCCGGCGGTGGTGAGCGAGCTCGCGGCGCGCGGCCACCGCATGGAAGTGATTAACGACAACTACCAGGACTTCGGTGCCGGCCAGTTCATCTGGCGCGCCGGCGACCCGGCGCACGAGGGCTACATTGCCGCCTCGGATTCGCGCCGCGACGGCCTGGTCGCCGGCTTCTGA
- a CDS encoding Bug family tripartite tricarboxylate transporter substrate binding protein, with translation MKKRSFLIGAALAAAGAPLLAQTAYPARPIRLVVPFPAGGATDIFARAVSQKLGEKLGGSVVVDNKPGAGGTIGSDIAAKAPADGYTLLLATSSTHAIAPSFGAKLPYDPVADFTPIAHVGNAPSIMVVPNSAPAKNVKEWIAYARANPGKLNYGSSGNGTIVHLTAEYFKAQSDLFIVHIPYRGTALAMPDLISGKLDLIFDSLPSALPHVKEGRVKALAITTRKRSALLPDLPAIAETVPDFESNTWFGLYGPKGMPADLVARIGNGVNQALQEADVKDRLARLGIEPVGGTPQQFAAMAEADRAKWKKIIIDRKIAAE, from the coding sequence ATGAAAAAGAGAAGCTTCCTGATTGGCGCGGCGCTCGCTGCCGCCGGCGCGCCCCTGCTGGCGCAAACGGCCTACCCGGCGCGGCCGATCCGCCTGGTCGTGCCCTTCCCGGCGGGCGGTGCGACCGACATCTTCGCCCGCGCGGTGTCGCAGAAGCTCGGCGAGAAGCTGGGCGGCAGCGTGGTGGTGGACAACAAGCCGGGCGCCGGCGGCACCATCGGCTCGGACATTGCAGCCAAGGCGCCGGCGGACGGCTACACCCTGCTGCTGGCCACCAGCAGCACGCACGCCATTGCGCCGAGCTTCGGCGCCAAGCTGCCCTATGACCCGGTCGCGGACTTCACCCCGATCGCCCATGTGGGCAATGCGCCCAGCATCATGGTCGTGCCCAACTCCGCGCCCGCCAAGAACGTGAAGGAGTGGATCGCCTACGCGCGCGCCAATCCCGGCAAGCTCAACTACGGCAGCAGCGGCAACGGCACCATCGTCCATCTCACCGCCGAGTACTTCAAGGCGCAGTCGGACCTGTTCATCGTGCACATCCCCTATCGCGGCACCGCGCTGGCCATGCCCGACCTGATCAGCGGCAAGCTCGACCTGATCTTCGACTCGCTGCCGAGCGCGCTGCCCCATGTGAAGGAAGGGCGGGTGAAGGCGCTGGCGATCACCACGCGCAAGCGCTCGGCGCTGCTGCCGGACCTGCCGGCCATTGCCGAGACCGTGCCGGATTTCGAATCGAACACCTGGTTCGGCCTGTATGGGCCCAAGGGCATGCCGGCCGACCTGGTGGCGCGCATCGGAAATGGCGTCAACCAGGCGCTGCAGGAAGCCGACGTGAAGGACCGCCTGGCGCGCCTGGGCATCGAACCGGTGGGCGGCACGCCGCAGCAGTTTGCCGCGATGGCCGAGGCCGACCGCGCCAAGTGGAAGAAGATCATCATCGATCGCAAGATCGCCGCCGAGTAA
- the nth gene encoding endonuclease III: MRQQDIDPFFATLRAANPLPASELEYTNTFELLAAVLLSAQATDAGVNKATRRLFPVANTPQAMLDLGLERLEEYIKTIGLYRTKARNLMQTCRILVEQHGGQIPRTREALEALPGVGRKTANVVLNVAFGEETMAVDTHIFRVSNRTGLAPGKDPLAVETKLMKRVPKEYLADAHHWLILHGRYVCLARTPRCWECAVIQYCAYQPKTPPPGAARKAAP, translated from the coding sequence ATGAGACAACAGGACATCGACCCCTTCTTCGCCACGCTGCGCGCGGCCAACCCCCTGCCCGCCTCGGAGCTCGAATACACCAACACCTTCGAGCTGCTGGCGGCGGTGCTGTTGTCGGCGCAGGCCACCGACGCGGGCGTGAACAAGGCGACGCGCCGCCTGTTCCCGGTGGCGAACACGCCGCAGGCCATGCTGGACCTGGGGCTCGAACGCCTGGAGGAGTACATCAAGACCATCGGCCTGTACCGCACCAAGGCCCGCAACCTGATGCAGACCTGCCGCATCCTGGTGGAACAGCACGGCGGGCAGATTCCGCGCACACGCGAGGCGCTGGAGGCCCTGCCCGGCGTCGGCCGCAAGACCGCCAACGTGGTGCTCAACGTCGCCTTCGGCGAAGAGACCATGGCGGTGGACACGCACATCTTCCGCGTCAGCAACCGCACCGGCCTGGCGCCCGGCAAGGATCCGCTGGCGGTCGAGACGAAGCTGATGAAGCGCGTGCCCAAGGAGTACCTGGCCGACGCGCACCACTGGCTGATCCTGCATGGCCGCTACGTGTGCCTGGCGCGCACGCCGCGCTGCTGGGAATGCGCCGTCATCCAGTACTGCGCCTACCAGCCGAAGACACCGCCGCCGGGCGCGGCCCGCAAGGCCGCGCCGTAG
- a CDS encoding DUF1501 domain-containing protein, producing MSDIDRRRILQFAGLSALSSLSGIRVAYGQSAPAQPRLIVVMLRGAMDGLSLVAPYTEDAYYQERPTIAIARPGTPDGLLPLTERFGLHPAFAPLLPHWEAGQLAFIHASGSPDGTRSHFDAQDYMESATPGRKSTPDGWLNRLAGVIAGPRATPAAQRLQAVSLGPVMPRIFAGEAAVASLASGNAALRPSALDRPEVAQAVARLYDGDDRLSQVVREAAVTRGEIMGKLASDDPKADMGALPLNALPVDATHLGQLMARDARIRLAFMPVGGWDTHANQGAGKGQLANRFGVLAQSLAALAQSLGPRLAETSILVMSEFGRTVRQNGTLATDHGHGNVAFVLGGGVKGGRVLGEWPGLDPSARYEGRDLAITTDFRDIIAELLEERFRLADAQLARVLPAMERRKRVGLFA from the coding sequence ATGAGTGACATCGACCGCCGCCGCATCCTTCAGTTCGCCGGACTCTCGGCGCTGTCCTCGCTCTCCGGCATCCGGGTTGCCTACGGCCAGTCGGCCCCGGCGCAGCCACGGCTCATCGTCGTCATGCTGCGCGGGGCGATGGACGGGCTGTCGCTGGTGGCGCCGTACACCGAGGACGCCTACTACCAGGAGCGGCCGACCATCGCGATCGCGCGGCCCGGCACGCCCGACGGCCTGCTGCCGCTCACCGAGCGCTTCGGCCTGCACCCCGCCTTCGCGCCGCTGCTGCCTCACTGGGAAGCCGGGCAACTGGCCTTCATCCACGCCAGCGGCTCGCCCGACGGGACGCGCTCGCACTTCGATGCGCAGGACTACATGGAATCGGCCACGCCCGGCCGCAAGAGCACGCCCGACGGATGGCTCAACCGCCTGGCCGGGGTGATCGCCGGGCCGCGCGCCACGCCGGCGGCCCAGCGCCTGCAGGCCGTGAGCCTGGGGCCGGTGATGCCGCGCATCTTCGCGGGCGAGGCCGCGGTGGCATCGCTGGCCTCCGGCAATGCGGCGCTGCGCCCCAGCGCGCTCGACCGGCCCGAGGTGGCGCAGGCGGTGGCACGCCTGTACGACGGCGACGACCGCCTGAGCCAGGTCGTGCGCGAAGCCGCGGTCACGCGCGGCGAGATCATGGGCAAGCTGGCCAGCGACGACCCGAAGGCCGACATGGGCGCGCTGCCGCTGAACGCCCTGCCGGTCGATGCCACTCACCTGGGCCAGCTGATGGCGCGCGACGCGCGCATCCGGCTGGCCTTCATGCCCGTCGGCGGCTGGGACACGCACGCCAACCAGGGGGCAGGCAAGGGACAACTGGCCAACCGCTTCGGCGTGCTGGCGCAGTCGCTGGCCGCCCTGGCGCAATCACTGGGGCCGCGGCTGGCCGAAACGAGCATCCTGGTGATGTCCGAGTTCGGCCGCACCGTCCGCCAGAACGGCACCCTGGCCACCGACCACGGCCACGGCAACGTGGCCTTCGTGCTCGGCGGCGGCGTGAAGGGCGGCCGGGTGCTGGGCGAATGGCCGGGCCTCGATCCCTCGGCCCGTTACGAGGGCCGCGACCTCGCGATCACCACCGACTTCCGCGACATCATCGCGGAGCTGCTGGAGGAGCGTTTCCGCCTGGCCGATGCGCAGCTGGCGCGCGTACTGCCCGCGATGGAGCGCCGCAAACGGGTGGGCTTGTTCGCCTGA
- a CDS encoding DUF1800 domain-containing protein — MIARRRLLQAAAASTLARPVLAAAPPQRIKLAPEQSAAHLLNRLGFGPRPGELDAVGKDPRGWMERQLRPQELALPATLIARLDESKFTTPDPLPAVRDYVQRIRENQKAGADDSKPENPVRLLVRSYQLPAVESRLFRALESPRQLEETMVDFWFNHFNVFQGKGFLRMLAGHYEHSAIRPHAMGRFRDLLVATAHHPAMLYYLDNWQSVGPQGQARGRGLNENYARELMELHTLGVDGGYTQEDVTQLARMFTGWTFQGPFAQNMRPTGDYGFVFNPRLHDNGDKTWMGQRVPARGKAEGDDALELLARHPATARHVSFKLAQYFVSDTPPAALVQKMAAAFLAQDGQIVPVLRVLFTSDEFWSGANVATKFKTPYHYTLSALRAGGWRVATGLPLAVQLARQGMPLYGCPTPDGYKNTEVAWLSADAMAKRLDIAAQLGAGRLGNERLIGVSTVDELMDNLGPLVTPATRAMVSDRETPAAGLALALAGPGMMRR, encoded by the coding sequence ATGATCGCTCGCCGCCGCCTCTTGCAAGCCGCCGCCGCATCGACGCTGGCCCGGCCCGTTCTGGCCGCCGCGCCGCCGCAACGCATCAAGCTGGCGCCCGAGCAGTCGGCGGCGCACCTGCTCAACCGCCTGGGCTTCGGGCCGCGGCCCGGCGAGCTCGACGCCGTCGGCAAGGACCCGCGGGGATGGATGGAACGGCAGCTGCGTCCCCAGGAGCTGGCGCTGCCCGCGACGCTCATCGCGAGGCTCGACGAATCGAAGTTCACCACGCCCGACCCGCTGCCCGCCGTGCGCGACTATGTGCAGCGCATCCGCGAGAACCAGAAGGCCGGTGCCGACGACAGCAAGCCCGAGAATCCGGTGCGCCTGCTGGTGCGCAGCTACCAGTTGCCGGCGGTCGAGTCGCGCCTGTTCCGCGCGCTGGAGAGCCCGCGCCAGCTCGAGGAAACCATGGTGGACTTCTGGTTCAACCACTTCAACGTGTTCCAGGGCAAGGGCTTCCTGCGCATGCTCGCCGGCCACTACGAGCACAGCGCGATCCGCCCGCATGCGATGGGCCGCTTTCGCGACCTGCTGGTGGCCACCGCGCACCACCCGGCGATGCTCTACTACCTGGACAACTGGCAGAGCGTCGGGCCGCAGGGGCAGGCGCGGGGCCGCGGCCTGAACGAGAACTACGCCCGCGAGCTGATGGAGCTGCACACGCTGGGCGTGGACGGCGGCTACACCCAGGAGGACGTGACGCAGCTCGCGCGCATGTTCACCGGCTGGACCTTTCAGGGGCCGTTCGCGCAGAACATGCGACCGACCGGCGACTATGGTTTCGTGTTCAATCCGCGTCTGCACGACAATGGCGACAAGACCTGGATGGGCCAGCGCGTCCCGGCGCGCGGCAAGGCCGAGGGCGACGACGCGCTGGAGTTGCTGGCGCGCCATCCGGCCACCGCCCGGCATGTCTCCTTCAAGCTGGCGCAGTATTTCGTCAGCGACACGCCGCCGGCCGCGCTGGTGCAGAAGATGGCCGCGGCCTTCCTCGCGCAGGACGGGCAGATCGTGCCGGTGCTGCGCGTGCTGTTCACCAGCGACGAGTTCTGGTCCGGCGCCAACGTGGCGACCAAGTTCAAGACCCCTTACCACTACACGCTGTCGGCGCTGCGCGCCGGTGGCTGGCGTGTTGCCACCGGCTTGCCGCTCGCCGTGCAGCTGGCGCGGCAGGGCATGCCGCTCTATGGCTGCCCGACACCCGATGGCTACAAGAACACCGAGGTCGCGTGGCTCTCGGCCGACGCCATGGCCAAGCGCCTGGACATCGCGGCGCAGCTGGGGGCCGGCCGTCTGGGCAACGAGCGCCTGATCGGCGTGTCCACCGTCGACGAGCTGATGGACAACCTGGGACCGCTGGTGACGCCCGCCACGCGCGCGATGGTGTCCGACCGCGAGACCCCGGCGGCCGGGCTGGCGCTGGCGCTGGCCGGGCCCGGGATGATGAGGAGGTGA
- a CDS encoding efflux transporter outer membrane subunit, which yields MKNDKCILASLALAAVLAGCAVGPDYQRPEVQTPVAFKEGQGYWVKAAPADTLERGPWWQLFEDPVLNDLASRVDVDNQNVAIAVARYEQARALLAVQRASLFPTVNLTGSAARAGGQGSTRRGSSYQFGIGAAWEPDVWGRLRRSVEGAQAGEQAGAADLQAAKLATQGELAASYFNLRQLDIARSLQASTIASFQRSLGITSNRYDAGIAARTDVLQAQTVLANAQAELLLLDRQRAVLEHAIAVLVGRPPAGFDLAPREAGALVVPEVPLALPSTLLQRRPDIAAAERRVAQANAQIGVAEAGYYPSLTLTGSAGGAAASITSLFDVSARFWTLGASVAQTVFDAGATRARVEGARAAHDEEAARYRQTVLTAFQDVEDQLVAARVLRDQLAFRQQATEAANLVEQQVLNRYQAGQVGYTEVVIAQVAALNARQALAQASSDRQVAAVALIQSLGGGWAGL from the coding sequence ATGAAGAACGACAAATGCATCCTCGCTTCGCTGGCCTTGGCCGCGGTCCTTGCCGGCTGCGCGGTGGGACCGGACTACCAGCGGCCCGAAGTCCAGACGCCGGTGGCTTTCAAGGAAGGGCAGGGCTACTGGGTCAAGGCGGCGCCGGCCGACACGCTGGAGCGCGGGCCCTGGTGGCAGCTGTTCGAAGACCCGGTGCTGAACGACCTGGCCTCGCGGGTCGATGTGGACAACCAGAACGTGGCCATCGCGGTCGCCCGCTACGAGCAGGCGCGGGCGTTGCTGGCCGTGCAGCGCGCCTCGCTGTTCCCGACCGTCAACCTCACGGGCAGCGCCGCGCGCGCGGGCGGGCAGGGCAGCACGCGCCGCGGCAGCAGCTACCAGTTCGGCATCGGCGCGGCCTGGGAGCCCGACGTCTGGGGGCGCCTGCGGCGCAGCGTCGAGGGCGCGCAGGCGGGCGAGCAGGCCGGGGCGGCCGACCTGCAGGCGGCGAAGCTGGCGACGCAGGGCGAACTCGCCGCCAGCTACTTCAACCTGCGCCAGCTCGACATCGCGCGCTCGCTGCAGGCCAGCACCATCGCCAGCTTCCAGCGCTCGCTGGGCATCACGTCGAACCGCTATGACGCCGGCATCGCCGCGCGCACCGACGTGCTGCAGGCGCAAACCGTGCTGGCCAATGCCCAGGCCGAGCTGCTCCTGCTCGACCGCCAGCGCGCCGTTTTGGAGCACGCGATCGCGGTGCTGGTGGGGCGCCCGCCCGCCGGCTTCGACCTCGCCCCGCGCGAAGCCGGCGCGTTGGTGGTGCCCGAGGTCCCCCTGGCCCTGCCTTCCACGCTGCTGCAGCGCCGGCCCGACATCGCCGCGGCCGAGCGCCGCGTCGCGCAGGCCAATGCGCAGATCGGTGTCGCCGAGGCCGGCTACTACCCGAGCCTGACCCTGACGGGCAGCGCCGGCGGGGCGGCGGCGAGCATCACCAGTCTCTTCGATGTGTCGGCCCGGTTCTGGACCTTGGGCGCCTCGGTCGCGCAGACCGTGTTCGACGCGGGCGCCACCCGGGCCCGCGTGGAAGGCGCGCGGGCAGCGCACGACGAGGAAGCTGCGCGCTATCGCCAGACCGTGCTGACCGCCTTCCAGGACGTCGAGGACCAGCTGGTCGCCGCCCGCGTGCTGCGCGACCAACTGGCTTTCCGCCAGCAGGCGACGGAGGCCGCCAACCTGGTCGAGCAGCAGGTGCTCAATCGCTACCAGGCCGGGCAGGTGGGCTACACCGAGGTGGTGATCGCGCAGGTGGCCGCGCTCAACGCGCGCCAGGCGCTGGCGCAAGCCTCCTCCGACCGGCAGGTGGCGGCGGTGGCGCTGATCCAGTCGCTGGGCGGCGGTTGGGCGGGGCTCTAG